GCGAACATCTCCACCAGCCCGCCATCGAATCCCATCATTGCGCCCTTTTCGTTTCTCGTCTCCGGAAGCCCGTCGGTATAAAGAAACAACCGGTCGCCTACATGGAGCGGCACCGAGACCGCCTTGGTACGCAGCGGCGACCGAACTCCCATCACCATTCCACCGCCGTACGGAAAATCGACGGATCCCCCGGCGCGTACCACGGCAGGCGGCGGGGGGTCGAACATCACCGAAACACAACCGCACCACATGTCATACCTTGCGCTTCGCACGGTATACGCCTTGAACAAGGTGCTCCTGTTTTTGAGAATTTTCAGATGGTACTGATTTCCTCCGGGAGGAAACCGGCGGACATGCCGCCTCGTGGACGGATTGCCGGGAACGATAAATCCTCTCTGTGTTTCGGCACTTGTTGCCATACAAGTAACTATCCTATTAAAGCAAGGCCTCGTGTATCGATGTGGTTGCGCCATGCCACAGTGCAACGCGAAGAACCATACGTCATCACCCGTTTCGACCCAGCCGACATACCAGCCTGCCTGCGGCTTCGCGCCCATGGCCAAACCGGTCCTGGCGAGGATGTCAAGCATCATGCGGGCGATATATCCGTTGACAGGCGCGCCGCTGCGATGCTATACACTGCCCATTGGATACGCCGGACACCGTCAGCTATCGAGGCGGACACTATCGGTTCGGAATGACCTCTATGGAAAAAAAGACCAAACGCCTGAATATACCCCGCGGGGAGTTCGACGAAACGCTCTACCAGGCGATGATAGCGGTGTACCAGTTCGACCGCCTGAAGGTGCTCCTCTTCGGGCTAACCTACCAGGATTCGTACCTGTTGTATTTCCTCAAGAAAAACAAATCCGCAAGGATCGGCGAGATCGCCGACGAACTTTCCATCCACATCAGCACCGCCAGCCGCGCCGTCGACAAGCTCGAGCACCGCAAACTGGTTGCGCGCGCCAAGGACGAAAAGGACCGGCGGAACGTCCTGGTGTCGCTCGCCCCGGCCGGAGAGATGCTCATGCAGGCCTCCGACGACCATTCGTACTATACCCTGCTCAAGGGCCTCGACCAGTTCTCGAACGAGGAGATTATGGTAATCTACAAGGCGGCCGGAAACCTGGGCCGCCTCCTCGGGGTGCGCCCCGGCTCCCGCCAGTAGCCGGCACGATCATCGGCCCCTCCTGACATTTTTTAAAATAATACTTGTATTGATACAAATAATATTTGACAATTCAGCCAATCGCTGACTACATCAGTCATAATTCAAAAACGCATTGTTTGCGCCTTGCAGAAAGTCTTAATACGCGCTTTCCGGTTCTCCATGCCATTGCCCCTTGTTCTCCGTGCATACGGGCGGACGATGCCGTTTTTCAAAAAACGCAACCAGCGCCGGACGAAGGAGATCGCGATGAAAACCATCTACTTCGAAGTCAGCGTCCCGAAGATTCTTCTCACCAAGCTCCTGGCGCCGCTGTTTTCCGGGGTGTATTTCTCACCGCTTTCGCCCGTCCGCTACGCCGAACTGCCCGACCGGCCTCTTCCCGGCGACAACTGGGTGCGCGTGAAGAACAGGCTTGCCGGAATCTGCGGCGTGGACATGGCTCTGTTTTTCGTCCACGCCCATCCGAAGATCACCCTCGCCGCCCTGCCCGGCGTGCCGCGCGCCTTCATGGGGCACGAGCTGGTGGGCAAGGTCGTCGAGACCGGCCGCGGTGTGAAAGACCTTAAGCCCGGCCAGCGCGTCGTATTGCAGAAATATCTTCCCTGCTGTTCGATTAAAGAGATACATCCCTCCTGCCCGCACTGCCGCGAGGGGAACTATGCGCTCTGCGAGAATTTTTCGGAGGGCCCTGCTCTGCCGGCCGACACCGGCGCCGGCTTCGGCGACCACTTCCTCGCGCACCGCTCGCAGCTCATCCGCGTGCCCGATTCCATCTCCGACGGCGCGGCGGTCATGCTCGAGCCGGCGTCGGTGTCGCTGCATGCCGTACTCAAAAGCCCTCCCGCGCGCGGGGACAGGGTGCTGGTTATCGGCGCGGGGGTGATCGGGCAGAACGTCATCCAGTTCGCCCGCGTCTTCCAGCCGAACTGCTCCATCCACGTGCTCGAGAAAGTGCCGTTCAAGAAGGAGCTCGCGCTCTCCATGGGCGCGGACCTCGTCCTCGAGGGCGACCCCTACGAGGCCGTCGCGCGCAATACCGGCGGGCACCTCTACCGCGCCCCGCTGGGGAACAGCACCATCGTCGGCGGCTACGACCGCGTGTACGACTGCGTTGGTTATTCCACGACGATACACGACGGCCTGCGCTGGCTCAAGGCCGGCGGCGACTACGTGCTCATCGGCAACAGCCTGGCCCCGGTCGGCTTCGACCTGACCCCGGTCTGGCAGCAGGAGCTTCGCATGATCGGCGTGAATGCGCACGGAAGCGAGACCATCGGCGGAAAAAAGATGAGCTCGTTCGAGGCGGTGATGGATCTGTATGCGCGTAAAAAGATACGGCTGGAGGAGTTCATCACGCATCGCTTCCCCATTAAAGAGTACAAACGGGCATTCAGGACGATCCGCGGCGGCAGGGAGAAGATTTTAAAAGCTGTTTTCATGATGGACTGATACCGCGGGTTTTCCGCGATATACACCGTTATCTGGAGGACGCCATGCCCCTCACCGAGAAAGAGATAAAGGAACTTTCACAGCACGCCAGGCAGCTCCGCAAGGACATCCTCGACGTGACCTTCTGGGCCGGCGGCGCGCACGTCGGCGGATCGCTCAGCATGGTCGAGATGCTGGTACTGCTCTATTACAAATACCTGAACATCGATCCGAAAAATCCATCCATGGCGGACCGTGACCGCTTCGTGCTCAGCAAGGGGCATGCCGGGGCCGGACTCGCGCCGCTTTTGGCGCGCAGGGGCTATTTCGATTTCGAGCTCATCAAGAGCTTCAACAAGTTCAAGTCGCCCTTCGGCATGCACCTCGACAAGCACAAGGTGACCGGGCTCGACGCCTCCACGGGCTCGCTGGGGCACGGACTGCCCATGGCAGTGGGCCTCGCTCTCGGCGCGCGCCGGCAGTCCATGGCCTGGCGCACCTGGTGCCTGCTGGGCGACGGCGAGTGCAACGAGGGCTCCGTGTGGGAGGCCGCGATGGCCGCGGCGCACTACAGGGTGACGAACCTGGTGACCCTAATCGACCGCAACCGCTTCATGGTGGACGGCGGAACCGAACAGGTCATGGCTCTGGAGCCATTCGCCGACAAGTGGCGATCGTTCGGTTTCGCCGTCAAAGAGGCGAACGGGCATTCATTTGCGGAGCTCTCCGCGGCCTTCGACGCGGCGATCGCGGAAGCTTCGGCGCCCACGGTCATCATCGCCCACACGGTCAAGGGGAAGGGGGTGGACTTCATGGAGAACGACGTCCGCTGGCACTACGGCGGGCTGGACTCGGACATGCTGGAGAAGGCGAAACGGCGCATCGACGCCTGAGTGAACGATCGAACGCGAAACTACCCGCACCGTGCGGGGCGACGACGGAGGACTGCAATGGCTGAAGGCCTTACCTGGAACGTATACGACGCGAACACCATGACCCAGGCCGACATATACGGCGAGGTGCTGTGCAAACTGGGCGAAACGAACGAACGAATCGTCGGACTCTCGGCCGACCTGGCCAGGTCGACGAAGATCGGCGTGTTCGCGGCGAGGTATCCCGACCGCTTCTTCAACGCGGGGATCGCCGAACAGAACATGTTCGGCATGGCGGCGGGGCTCGCCCTGTCGGGCCTCACGCCCTTCGTCTCGACCATGGCCGCCTTCACCACCATGCGGGCGGCCGAGCAGGTGCGCACGGACATCTGCTACCAGAACCTGGACGTCAAGATCATCGCGACACACGGCGGCATCTCCTTCGGGCAGGCGGGCACCACGCACCACTGCACCGAGGACATCGCCATCATGCGCTCGATGGCGAACATGACGGTGATAGTCCCCGCCGACGGAATCGAGTGCGCGAACGCGGTCGTCGCCTGCCTCGAGCGGCCGGGCCCCGTATACATACGCATAGGCCGGGGCTTTGAACAGGCCTGCTACTCCTCAGACGACTACGGCTTCACGATCGGAAAGGCCGTAGAGATCACTGCCGGGAGCGACATCACCCTCATCTGCTGCGGTATAACGGTTCTTCAGGCGAAGGAGGCGGCGCGCCTGCTCCACGAGAGCGACGGCCTGAGCGTGCGGGTGATCAACATGCACACCATCAAGCCCCTCGACACGGAGGTCATCCTGAAAGCAATCGCCGAGACGCGGCGCATCATCACCTTCGAGGACCACAACGTGTACGGCGGCCTCGGAAGCGCCGTGTCCGAGGTGATCGCCGAGAGCGGCAGGGCCTGCGCCTTCAGCCGTGTGGGCATACCCGACTGCTACTCGATTGTCGGCTATCCCGAGGACCTCTACAATTTCTACGGGCTCGACACCGACGGTATCGTAAAAAAAGTGCGCGAGGTGATGAAGCGCGACTTCGAGGAGGAAGAAAACTGGGAGGACGGGTTCTGATATGGCACCGGACAGGAACAGGCTGGCGGCGGAGCTCATCCTGCAGGCGCTCTTCCCCCTGCTGAAAGTCGTGATCAAGGACAGTCCGTCGATCGCGAAAAAATTCGAGGGAGTGACGGCTAAAATCCAGTTCGTGGCGCGTGACCCGGACGGCGACGTGGGCTCTTACCTGTCGTTTACGAACGGCAGTCTCGACGTGGTGCATGGCGTCTGCGAGGCTCCCGACATCGCCTTCGAGTTCAGGACCATCAGGCGGATGGTGGCGATGCTGGGAGGAAAGCCCGCGCTCGTGCGCATCCGCGGTATCCGGAAGATCGGGCTTTTCCTCAAGCTCCTCGCGCTCCTTGCCAGCCTCACGCTCCTCATGCCGACTGCGCGGCCGAAAGACCCCGCCAAACGACGTTTAAAGGTGAAGCTCTCCATCTACATGATGGCCGCCGCACTCAGCCGCTACAACAAGCTCGGCGACCCCGAGATGACCGAGTGGACCGGCAAACAGCCCGAACGCATCTACCAGTTCTCAGTGAGCGGCCAGGACGACATCGCCGCGTATCTGCGCGTTAAAGCGGGCAAGTCCCAGGCGGGGCCGGGCACCTGCACGAGGCGCAAGCCCTTCGTTCATATGAAATTCAGGAGCATCGACGAGGCGCTTCCCATCCTTACCAACGACATCAATATGGTTAAGGCCGTCGAAAAAGGCTACCTGGCGCTCGACGGCTCTCCCGAGTACTCGCGCGACCTCGGCAACTTTCTCATACGTATTCAGTCGCTCGTGATGTGATGGCGCGCCGCGGCCCTGCGGCGGTTCGGTTCCCTTCCGCGACAGGGTCCGCAACGGCGCCGGTTTAATGCCACAGGGAGGACAGCAATGGCCGGATCGAAAAAAATACTCGGAATCACCGGCGCGTTCGGCTATATCGGCAAGCGCCTGCTCAAACGCCTGGAACGGGACACCTCATTCGAGCGCGTCGTCTGTATGGATATCGCCCCTCCCCCGTTCGGACTTCCCGATCGCTTCGAGTACCACCGCTGCGATATACGCGACGGCGCAACGCTTGCCGGCATCATCGACAGCACCGGCGTCGGTACGATGATCCACCTGGCCTTCATCGCTTATCCCACGCGTGACAGCGGTTTCGAGTACGATGTCGACGTGCGCGGCACGGCGAACGTGCTCGAGTCCTGCGCGAAGGCAGGCGTGAAGCGGCTCGTGGTGGCGAGCTCGGACTGCGCCTACGGATTTTTCGAGGGCACGCCCGATTATCTCCCCGAAACGGCGCCCATCCGCTCCACGCCGGGCTTCCCGTACTCGGAGAACAAGGCGACGATCGAGGGGATGATCGCGGACTTCGCCGCGTCGCACCGTTCCTGCGCCGTCGCGGTGCTGCGGCCCTGCATCGTAATGGGCCCCACCTGCAAAAGCACCACGGCGCAGTCCATGCGACAGCCGGTCATCATCGGCGTGCGCGGCTACGACCCCATCATGCAGTTCGTCCACGAGGACGACACCGCCGAGGCCTTTTATCTCGCCGCGGTGAAGGACGTTCGCGGGGCGTTCAACCTCGCTGCCGACGAAGGCATCCGCTATTCGGAGCTCGCGCGCTATCTCGGAAAGAAATACCTCGCACTGCCTCCGAAGCTTATCTACTCGCTGGTCGAAATCCTCTTTCGCCTGCGCCTGGTGCCCTTCGGCAAGTCGCAGATCGACTACATTCGGTATCCGCTTTCCATGGACACAAAAAAGATACGAAAGGAGCTGGGATTCAAGCCGCGCTTCACGACGAGGGAGACGCTGAGGTCGTTTATGGAGGCGGGGTGAGTCCGGGACCCTGATGCTCTCATCCTGCCATTAAATGCGCTCGAACCATCGCGCGATAATTTTCTTGCAATCCATGCGTCGCCCTCCCCACCATTACCCCATGGACCGCTACGCGGCCCGCAGCTGCTTTTCAGAGAGGCCCACATGAGAGCGCATCTCATTCCCGTTCCGTTCGCGCTGATCGGTATCGCCGTGTACTGGCAGGCGCGCTGGACCAACGACATCGCGACCGTCATGGTCGTTCAGCCGCTCATCACGATCCTCTGCATCGCGACGGCCCTTCTCTCTCTTCGCCGCGCGGGCGTCAACCGCCGCCTGACGGCCTTCGTGACCGCCGGGCTCGCCATCGCGCTTTTGGGCGATTTCCTGAACATCGACATGACCGATCCCTTCGTGGTGATGCGCGGGCTCGTCATCGCCGTCATCGCCTACATGACCTACGCGGTCGGCTTCACGATCATCAGCGGCTTCCAGAGGCAAGACCTCTACGTGGGGGCCGCGGCGCTCGTTGTCTACGGCGCGCTCATGTCGTACCTCAAACCATTCCTGGGGGACATGCTCATTCCCGCTCTCATCTACGGGCTGGTGCTTCCCTTCGTCGTGACGCGCGCGGCGTCGACGCTCTTCGGGACGGCGCTCGGACGCGCGCAGGCGGCGCTTCTGACGATCGGCACGCTCATGCTCTATCTCGGCGACATCGAGTTCGCCCTGCACAGCTACGCGAAGATCATGCCCATGATCTTCGGGCCCATCCTCTACTCGGGCGGTCAGCTCGTCATCTCGCTCGCGCCGTCGTATCCGAAAGCGAGCCCGAAAGCCTGAAGGCCGTTACGGGGGACTCCATGAAATCACGCACTCGAAAGAAGATAACGCCTGCCGAGATGAAGGATTTCCTGGCCATGCAGCGCTCCGAGGCCGAGGCGGTCGAAATTTATTCGCGGCTCCCGGGGCCGAAGTCCGAGGACCCCAACGCGAAGGTGCTGGCACGGCTCGCGAAGGAGGAGGAACGCCACTACGCACTGCTCAAAGGATACACCGGGACTGACGTGAAGGCCGGCCGTATCGCCGTGTACCGGATACTCCTCGCAGCGCGGATACTGGGTCCCACCTTTGCGCTCAAGCTCCTCGAGCGCGGCGAGACTCGCGCTGTTAAACAATACTCGCGATATCAGAAGAGGTTTCCCGACGTGGCGGCGATCGCCAAGGATGAGAAGAAGCACGAATACAGGCTCATCGGCCTGCTGCGCGAGGACAAACTGAACTACATGGGCTCGGTCGTGCTGGGGCTCAACGACGCGCTGGTCGAGCTCACCGGGGCGCTGGTGGGATTCAGCTTCGCGCTCTCGAGCACGCGGCTCATCGGTATCATCGGCCTCATCACCGGCATCTCGGCGGCGCTCTCCATGGCGGCTTCTGAGTACCTCTCCACGAAGGCCGAGGGCGGCGACAACAGCGCGGTGAAGGCCTCGGTCTACACTGGAATCGCCTATATCCTGACCGTGGCCGTGCTGGTCGCGCCCTACCTCGTGCTCGACAACCGCTATCTCTCGCTCGGCATCATGTTCGTCTGCGCGCTTGCCATCATCGCGATCTTCAATTACTACTACTCCGTGGTGAAAGACGAATCCTTCCGCGCGCGCTTCGCCGAGATGGCGCTCCTCTCCGGCGGGGTGTCGCTGGTGAGCTTTCTCATCGGCGTCGCGCTCAAGCGCTATACGGGGATCGACATGTAGAAGGAGGGGCGCGGCGCCGGTCGCGGACGCGACGACGAGCAGCACCGCGCAGAGGAGCACGGCGAAAAGCGGGTGTGATGGAGATGCGGGTCCGGGCTGTCTCATGGCGGTTCCGTGTCCGCTCCGCGCATGTCGCGCGGCGCGGTTTCCGGAGTGCGGGGACACGGAAGTCCGTCGGGGCTTGTCATCTATTTGCGAGCAGCGATTTAATCCTTCGACTTGTTGCGCAACTGACAAAAATGTCATCGCGAGGAGGCCGCAGGCTGACGTGGCGATCTCAAAATGTTAAAGGTTTTTACTAAAGAATTAAATGCTTTATGAGATTGCCACGCCCCGATAAGGCCGGGGCTCGCAATGACACTTGGAAAAGCAACCACTCTTTAAATTTCAGATCGAGAGTATCGTTTTTGAGTACCTGCCAGATCTCTTCAGAGTACATATCAAAGTCACAAAATTCATCAATACCGCGTCGAAGGATTTTATATCCGCGTAAAATTCATCGACCCCGGCCAAGCCCCCGCTGAAAATCCGTACCTTTTCGATGGATTCCAGTATCGCGGCGAGAACAAGGCGGTCTTTCTCAGACATAAATGGCCTCTCTCAAAATCATCTCGCGCGCGTAGGGCTTGATATATTTTTCGCGACAGATATCGACATCCCTGCCGAGGTGCTCCATGATATATTGCCGCAATTTGTTTTTAAGATCGTAAAGATTCGGCGTATTGTCCTCGAATTCGACGATAAGGTCTATGTCGCTTTTTTCGGTGGGTGTGTTGCGCGCGAACGATCCGAACAAACCGATGCGTGTAACGTGATACGCATCACGTATATGGGGCTTGTTTTCCTTTAAGAAACGCAGGATATCGTCTCACCGCGGCGACATTGACCCTCCTTCAGGCATTTTGCAAATATACCGGAAAAACAGAAATTGCAAGTGCTTTTTCGATGACCCATCCACCGGTCAATTGCCCGAATAATGATTGACTGCCGCGAATCTCTCCTCACACTCTATTCAATCAACCACCACCGGAGGCGGCCATGGCACAGCACGAAGTGACGAAACCCGTCGAGCTCCTCAACGAGAAGGGGCATATCATCGAGGAGGGCTGGGCGCGCCAGCTCCACTGGAAGTACGACCGCGACAAAATCAAGGCGCCCTGGTTCCGAAAGAAGGAATGGGACTACTACTACGTGCTCTCGCACGAAGGGGAATACGGCATAGGCGTGACGATGTCCGACCTGGGCTACGCGGGCCTGTTCGCCATCGCCTGGATCGATCTTAAAAAGCGCACCAGCACCCAGGTGGACACCATGAGCATTCTTCCCATGGGGAGGACGGGCCTTTCGCCCACCTCGGACAAAGGCGACGTGAGCTTTCGCGACAAAAAGCTCGCGATATCGTACCGCCTGAAGGGGAACGAGCGCATCATCACGCTCGAATGCCCGGGTTTCGAGACTCCCGACGGCAAGCGCGGTCTTTCGGGCGAGATCGCGCTCACGCGCGACCCTGAAATGGACACCATGTGCATCGCCACATCGTGGAGGGAGAACCGAAAGGCTTTTTATCTCAACCAGAAGATCAACTGTATGCCCGCAAAGGGAGCGATCACCATCGGCAAAACGAAATACAAGTTCGATCCGAAAGACTCCTTCGGCGGCCTGGACTGGGGGCGCGGCAACTGGACCTATAAAAACCGCTGGTACTGGGGCTCGGCCTCGGGCCTTCTAAAAAATCAGCCCTTCGGATGGAATATAGGCTATGGCTTCAGCGACCGTTCGCCCGCCTCCGAGAACCTGATCTTCTACAAGAACAGGGCGCACAAACTGGCCGAGGTGACCTTCCACATCGACACCACGAACTACCTGGCCCCGTGGAAGTTTACCTCCGGCGACGGACGCTTCGAAATGGACTTCGAGCCCGTGGTGGATCGCGCCAGCGCCGTCAACATGGGCATCATCAAGTCGGTCCAGCACCAGGTTTTCGGCTACTTTACGGGCACGGTGGTGCTCGACGACGGCAAGACGCTGAAGGTCGACCGCTTTCTGGGATTTGCCGAGGACGTGCTGAACTGGTATTAGAGGGGACTTTACCTTTATGGGGGCCAGGCGTGCCCGGTCCCCATGGAGTTTATTAATTGACAAGCGGGCCCGAGCGAAGCAATGTATTGGCATCACGAACAAAATCCACATCAAACAGAAACTTAAACGGAACTCATCCGTTCTGAAAAAATACCACGCCAGCCGCATTGGCCTGTCCGGCTCCACCGTACGGGACGCGCACAACGACGGCAGCGACGTCGACCTGGTGGCCGACTTTTCAGAGGCCATTTTTTTCGAGTATGTCCACCTCTCGGACGACCTCCCGGCATCCTGAACCGGAGGTCGACCTCGTAACCGTCAATGGCATCAAGCCCCGCATCAAACACCGGGTCCTCGGCGAGGTTGAGTGGATTGAGGGATTATATACTGTATATCGCGGACATCGAGGAAGCGATCGGCAAGATGCAGGCGTATACCCGCGGGCCCGACGAGGATATTTTCCGCAGAGACTCCAAGACCTACGATTCGGTCATCCACAACCTCTTTATAATCGGTGAGGCCGCCGGCAAAATCCCCGCAGATACACGGGAACGCCATCCTTAAATCGACCGGCGGGTGATTATCGGCATGAGGAACGTGATCGCCAACGGGTATTTCAGCATCGATCCGGATATCGTATGGAAAACCGTCTGCGAGGATATCCCGGTGCTTCCGGGCGGGTTCGGGGGTATTAAATAAACCGAGGCGGGGTAAACACCCCTGTCATCCCGGCAAGAGCGCCATCCAGCAGAGGATCGCGATATCATCCGGCATGATCTTCCTGCTCGCCGCCCAGGTGTTGCGCGAGCGCGCCACCCATCGGTCCATTTCATCGGGGTCCATCGCCGCGAGATACGCCTCTTCGCCCGTATCCGACCGAATGAGATTCATTATCTCGTCCATCCGGTCATTGTCCATGAGGATATCGCCCTTCCGGTCGAACAACACCGGATACGCCCGATTTCTATAGCTGAAAAGCGCATAAAGGCCCGGGGTTTTAACCTCGGTTTTTTTATAGCTCTTAATACCATCGGGCAGGTTGCGGAGCGCTTCCAGTTCTTCCGGAGAAAGCGCGGCGAGGTCGTCGATAAACGCGCTCGTCTTCAGCTGATCGGCGTTCTCGATGAACTTGAAAACCTGATCGAGCCCGAGCTCTGCGTCGCCGAAACGGCCGATCGAACGTGCGAGTTCGATCATCTCGAACTCGGAGCCCTTTTCGACCATCACCGGGATGTCCGCGAACGAGCTGAACTCTTTATTGCGCGCGTACAGCCGCTCCTTCCAGTTGAGCGCGTGGCTTATCCTGTTGTTCGCCATGGTCGACGGTATCAGGTTGTAGATATAGACGTCGCGCGGCTCGTGCCAGGGACGGAGAATGCGTCCCATGCGCTGCGCGAGCACCAGCACCGTCCAGGGAAGGTCGAAGTTTATAAGCAGGGGCGCGTCCTGAAAATTGAACCCTTCGGACATGGCGCCGGTCGCAACGAGCACGTCTATCGCGCCGTTTTCTTCGCGCTGTTCCTCTTCGTCGGAAGAGATATCGATGGTGTTGGCCTTGGGCGCGAAGCGGCGCAGTATCCGCTCAATGTCGTCCGGTTTCTTCTCGACCGTAGTCTCTACGGTCCGTCCGGGAGCGTAGCGCTTTACGCAGTCCGCCACGTAACGCGCGGTTTCGCGATAATGGCAGAAGATCACGGTCTTGTCGGCGTTGAATTCATTAAGAATGCCAAGCAGTGCGTTGATCTTGGGGTCGGTGCAAATCCCCGCATCACCCGCGATGACCGGATGCAGGTCGCAGCGCGTCGTGTGAACATATTCCGAGAGCTCCTTCTGGCTGGCGAAGCGGAGCGTGGAAAAACCACCCTCCGCCTGCATTTTACCGAGAAGCGAATCCACCTCTTTAAGGGAA
The nucleotide sequence above comes from Spirochaetota bacterium. Encoded proteins:
- a CDS encoding SpoIIE family protein phosphatase, whose product is MRSARYDMWCGCVSVMFDPPPPAVVRAGGSVDFPYGGGMVMGVRSPLRTKAVSVPLHVGDRLFLYTDGLPETRNEKGAMMGFDGGLVEMFA
- a CDS encoding MarR family winged helix-turn-helix transcriptional regulator; this encodes MEKKTKRLNIPRGEFDETLYQAMIAVYQFDRLKVLLFGLTYQDSYLLYFLKKNKSARIGEIADELSIHISTASRAVDKLEHRKLVARAKDEKDRRNVLVSLAPAGEMLMQASDDHSYYTLLKGLDQFSNEEIMVIYKAAGNLGRLLGVRPGSRQ
- a CDS encoding alcohol dehydrogenase catalytic domain-containing protein, translated to MKTIYFEVSVPKILLTKLLAPLFSGVYFSPLSPVRYAELPDRPLPGDNWVRVKNRLAGICGVDMALFFVHAHPKITLAALPGVPRAFMGHELVGKVVETGRGVKDLKPGQRVVLQKYLPCCSIKEIHPSCPHCREGNYALCENFSEGPALPADTGAGFGDHFLAHRSQLIRVPDSISDGAAVMLEPASVSLHAVLKSPPARGDRVLVIGAGVIGQNVIQFARVFQPNCSIHVLEKVPFKKELALSMGADLVLEGDPYEAVARNTGGHLYRAPLGNSTIVGGYDRVYDCVGYSTTIHDGLRWLKAGGDYVLIGNSLAPVGFDLTPVWQQELRMIGVNAHGSETIGGKKMSSFEAVMDLYARKKIRLEEFITHRFPIKEYKRAFRTIRGGREKILKAVFMMD
- a CDS encoding transketolase; this translates as MPLTEKEIKELSQHARQLRKDILDVTFWAGGAHVGGSLSMVEMLVLLYYKYLNIDPKNPSMADRDRFVLSKGHAGAGLAPLLARRGYFDFELIKSFNKFKSPFGMHLDKHKVTGLDASTGSLGHGLPMAVGLALGARRQSMAWRTWCLLGDGECNEGSVWEAAMAAAHYRVTNLVTLIDRNRFMVDGGTEQVMALEPFADKWRSFGFAVKEANGHSFAELSAAFDAAIAEASAPTVIIAHTVKGKGVDFMENDVRWHYGGLDSDMLEKAKRRIDA
- a CDS encoding transketolase C-terminal domain-containing protein, with amino-acid sequence MAEGLTWNVYDANTMTQADIYGEVLCKLGETNERIVGLSADLARSTKIGVFAARYPDRFFNAGIAEQNMFGMAAGLALSGLTPFVSTMAAFTTMRAAEQVRTDICYQNLDVKIIATHGGISFGQAGTTHHCTEDIAIMRSMANMTVIVPADGIECANAVVACLERPGPVYIRIGRGFEQACYSSDDYGFTIGKAVEITAGSDITLICCGITVLQAKEAARLLHESDGLSVRVINMHTIKPLDTEVILKAIAETRRIITFEDHNVYGGLGSAVSEVIAESGRACAFSRVGIPDCYSIVGYPEDLYNFYGLDTDGIVKKVREVMKRDFEEEENWEDGF
- a CDS encoding NAD-dependent epimerase/dehydratase family protein, with translation MAGSKKILGITGAFGYIGKRLLKRLERDTSFERVVCMDIAPPPFGLPDRFEYHRCDIRDGATLAGIIDSTGVGTMIHLAFIAYPTRDSGFEYDVDVRGTANVLESCAKAGVKRLVVASSDCAYGFFEGTPDYLPETAPIRSTPGFPYSENKATIEGMIADFAASHRSCAVAVLRPCIVMGPTCKSTTAQSMRQPVIIGVRGYDPIMQFVHEDDTAEAFYLAAVKDVRGAFNLAADEGIRYSELARYLGKKYLALPPKLIYSLVEILFRLRLVPFGKSQIDYIRYPLSMDTKKIRKELGFKPRFTTRETLRSFMEAG
- a CDS encoding lysoplasmalogenase family protein, which codes for MRAHLIPVPFALIGIAVYWQARWTNDIATVMVVQPLITILCIATALLSLRRAGVNRRLTAFVTAGLAIALLGDFLNIDMTDPFVVMRGLVIAVIAYMTYAVGFTIISGFQRQDLYVGAAALVVYGALMSYLKPFLGDMLIPALIYGLVLPFVVTRAASTLFGTALGRAQAALLTIGTLMLYLGDIEFALHSYAKIMPMIFGPILYSGGQLVISLAPSYPKASPKA
- a CDS encoding VIT1/CCC1 transporter family protein, with protein sequence MKSRTRKKITPAEMKDFLAMQRSEAEAVEIYSRLPGPKSEDPNAKVLARLAKEEERHYALLKGYTGTDVKAGRIAVYRILLAARILGPTFALKLLERGETRAVKQYSRYQKRFPDVAAIAKDEKKHEYRLIGLLREDKLNYMGSVVLGLNDALVELTGALVGFSFALSSTRLIGIIGLITGISAALSMAASEYLSTKAEGGDNSAVKASVYTGIAYILTVAVLVAPYLVLDNRYLSLGIMFVCALAIIAIFNYYYSVVKDESFRARFAEMALLSGGVSLVSFLIGVALKRYTGIDM
- a CDS encoding nucleotidyltransferase family protein; translation: MLRFLKENKPHIRDAYHVTRIGLFGSFARNTPTEKSDIDLIVEFEDNTPNLYDLKNKLRQYIMEHLGRDVDICREKYIKPYAREMILREAIYV
- a CDS encoding DUF2804 domain-containing protein; protein product: MAQHEVTKPVELLNEKGHIIEEGWARQLHWKYDRDKIKAPWFRKKEWDYYYVLSHEGEYGIGVTMSDLGYAGLFAIAWIDLKKRTSTQVDTMSILPMGRTGLSPTSDKGDVSFRDKKLAISYRLKGNERIITLECPGFETPDGKRGLSGEIALTRDPEMDTMCIATSWRENRKAFYLNQKINCMPAKGAITIGKTKYKFDPKDSFGGLDWGRGNWTYKNRWYWGSASGLLKNQPFGWNIGYGFSDRSPASENLIFYKNRAHKLAEVTFHIDTTNYLAPWKFTSGDGRFEMDFEPVVDRASAVNMGIIKSVQHQVFGYFTGTVVLDDGKTLKVDRFLGFAEDVLNWY
- a CDS encoding nucleotidyltransferase domain-containing protein, which codes for MGARRARSPWSLLIDKRARAKQCIGITNKIHIKQKLKRNSSVLKKYHASRIGLSGSTVRDAHNDGSDVDLVADFSEAIFFEYVHLSDDLPAS